The following is a genomic window from Amycolatopsis cihanbeyliensis.
GTAGCTGGCTGCTGCCGAGCGCGCACAGCACATCCGGAAGGCGGTAGTTCAGCCCGAACTCGTGCACCTCCTGATGCCAGCCGCCCTCGTCGGGGAACCGCTGCTCGGCCCGGTCACGGACCAGCCCGTGGTTGCGGAACCGCCGGGCCCTGGCGAGCAGCCCCTCATCCGGCGTGACCACGGCCCCGCCCTCGGCGGTGGTGAGGTTCTTGGTGGGGAAGAAGGAGAACGTGGTCAGGTCGGCCAGCGAGCCGACCGGCCTGCCCTGCCAGGAACCGCCGATCGAGTGTGCGGCATCCTCCAGCAACAGGGCATCGGCTCCATGCGCGATCGCGCGCAAGCGGTCGAGCTCGGCCGGGTGCCCCGCGTAGTCGACAGCGGCGAGCACCCTGGTTCGCCGGGTCATCGCGGCCCGTGCCGCGGCGGGGTCCAGGTTCCCGGTGTCCGGCTCGACATCGGCGAAGGTGACGGTGGCGCCGTGCAGCGCGGCCGTCGAGGCGGTCGCCACGAAGGTCAGCGGGCCGGCCACCACCTCGTCCCCGGGACCCACCCCGGCCGCGGCATAGGCGACATGCAGGGCGGCGGTGCCCGAGGTGACCGCGACGGCCGGGGTCCCGCCGGTGTGCCCGGCCAGGTCGGCCTCGAACCGGGTGACCGCGGGGCCGGTGGTCAGCCAGTCCCCGCGCAGCACCTCGACCACGGCCTCGATGTCCTCCTCCGTGACCGACTGCCGGCCGTAGGGCAGGAAGTCAGCCATACTGCGCCACGAGCTCGCGCAGCTGGTCGCCGTCCAGCCACAGGTCGTTGGTGTCGGACCGGTAGGCGAAGCCGTCCGAAACCGGCGTGCCGTGCTCAGGGGGTTCGTAGCCCCAACCCGCGATATGCGGTTGCACGATGTAGCGATCGGGTAGCTGCACGGTCCGCCGGGAGTCGTCCGGCGCGATCATCTCCTCGTGCAGCTTCTCGCCGGGGCGGACGCCGACCTCGTGCATCGGGCTGCCCGGCGCGATGGCCTGTGCCAGGTCGACCAGCCGCATGCTCGGGATCCGCGGCACGTAGAGTTCACCGCCGCGCATCTGGTCGAACGAGTCCGAGACGAACCGCACGGCCTGCGGCAGGGTGATCCAGAACCGGGTCATCTCCTTGTGCGTGATGGGCAGCGACTCGCCGCGCTCGGCGAGCGAGCGGAAGAACGGGATCACGCTGCCCCGCGAGCCCATCACGTTGCCGTAGCGCACCACCGCGAACCTGGTCGGGTGCGTCGCCGCGTAGTGGTTCGCGCTGATGAACATCCGGTCGGCGCAGAGCTTGGTGGCGCCGTAGAGGTTGATCGGGCTGGAAGCCTTGTCCGTGGACAGCGCCACCACCTTCCGTACCCCGGTGTCGATGGCGGCCTCGATGAGGTGCTGCGAGCCGACCACATTGGTCTGCACGAACTCGAACGGGTTGTACTCCCCGGTGTCCACCTGTTTCAGCGCCGCCGCGTGCACCACGTAGTCCACCCCGTGCATCGCACGTTCCAGCCTGCGGCGGTCCCGCACGTCGCCGATGAACCAGCGCAGCCGCGGGTCGTCACCGAACCGCTGGCGGACCTCGTACTGCTTCAGCTCGTCCCGGGACAGTACGACCAGCCTCTTGGGATTCAGCTCGGCCAGTGCGTGCGTGATGAACGCCTTGCCGAAGGAGCCGGTCCCACCGGTCAGCAGGATGCTCGAACCTTCGAGCTCGGCCATCTACTACCTCCACGCTTGACAGCGAACGCCGTCCGCCATCATGTCACCCATGCACGCCGCCCCCGCCGTCAACGTCGTGATCCAGGCGCGGCTGTCCTCGACCAGGCTTCCCGGCAAGGTGCTCCGCCCGCTCGGTGGCCGAAGCGTGCTGGGGTGGGTGGTGCGCGCGGCGCTGGCCGCTCCCGGCGTCTGCCGGGTCGTCGTGGCCACCTCGGACGAGCCCGAGGACGAGGCCGTGGCCGCGGAGGCCCGGCGGCACGGAGCCTCGGCCGTGCGCGGTCCGCTGGAGGATGTGCTGGCCCGGTTCCAGCTGGCCGGTGAGCTGTATCCGGCGGCCGCGGTGGTGCGGTTGACCGCGGACTGCCCGCTGCACGATCCGGCGCTGCTCGGTCAGGTGGTGGCGCTGTGGCGAGCCCAACAGGACCTGGACTACGTCAGCACCACCCTGGTGCGCACGCTCCCGCGCGGGTTCGACGCCGAGCTGGTGCGTACCGCCGTGCTGGCGGAGCAGGCCGCCGAACCGGCCGGTCCGCACCGGGAGCATGTCACCTCCGGGGTGAAGGGCAGGCCCGATCGCTACGCCTGCTCCGGTGTGGTGATCGCGCCCGCGGCCGACGACCTGCGGGTGACCCTGGACACCGAGGAGGACTGGGGGGTACTGGAGGGGGTGGTCGCCGAGCTCGGCGACCGGCCGCCGCGCTGGCAGGAGGTGGTCGGGCTGTTGCGTTCCCGGCCCGACCTGGTCGCCCTGAACGCTCACGTGGAGCAGAAGAAGGTCGGGCGGTGAGGCTGCTGCTGCGGGCCGACGCCTCCGCGACGGCGGGTGTCGGGCACGTGGCCAGGGCGGTGGCGTTCGCCGAGGAGGCACGCGGCCGGGGCTGGACGGTCGCCTTCTCAGGGGAGACCGCGGGCGCGGGCTGGCTCGCGACG
Proteins encoded in this region:
- the pseB gene encoding UDP-N-acetylglucosamine 4,6-dehydratase (inverting); protein product: MAELEGSSILLTGGTGSFGKAFITHALAELNPKRLVVLSRDELKQYEVRQRFGDDPRLRWFIGDVRDRRRLERAMHGVDYVVHAAALKQVDTGEYNPFEFVQTNVVGSQHLIEAAIDTGVRKVVALSTDKASSPINLYGATKLCADRMFISANHYAATHPTRFAVVRYGNVMGSRGSVIPFFRSLAERGESLPITHKEMTRFWITLPQAVRFVSDSFDQMRGGELYVPRIPSMRLVDLAQAIAPGSPMHEVGVRPGEKLHEEMIAPDDSRRTVQLPDRYIVQPHIAGWGYEPPEHGTPVSDGFAYRSDTNDLWLDGDQLRELVAQYG
- a CDS encoding DegT/DnrJ/EryC1/StrS family aminotransferase, which encodes MADFLPYGRQSVTEEDIEAVVEVLRGDWLTTGPAVTRFEADLAGHTGGTPAVAVTSGTAALHVAYAAAGVGPGDEVVAGPLTFVATASTAALHGATVTFADVEPDTGNLDPAAARAAMTRRTRVLAAVDYAGHPAELDRLRAIAHGADALLLEDAAHSIGGSWQGRPVGSLADLTTFSFFPTKNLTTAEGGAVVTPDEGLLARARRFRNHGLVRDRAEQRFPDEGGWHQEVHEFGLNYRLPDVLCALGSSQLRRIPSFKRRRAEIHARYDAGLADVPAVRTPVTRDGADPAWHLYPLRVLDGRRGKLFDHLRGVGIGVQVNYIPAYWHPVFADLGYRRGMCPNAERYYAEQLSLPLFPDLTDADVDRVIDEVRTFLGT
- a CDS encoding cytidylyltransferase domain-containing protein, coding for MSPMHAAPAVNVVIQARLSSTRLPGKVLRPLGGRSVLGWVVRAALAAPGVCRVVVATSDEPEDEAVAAEARRHGASAVRGPLEDVLARFQLAGELYPAAAVVRLTADCPLHDPALLGQVVALWRAQQDLDYVSTTLVRTLPRGFDAELVRTAVLAEQAAEPAGPHREHVTSGVKGRPDRYACSGVVIAPAADDLRVTLDTEEDWGVLEGVVAELGDRPPRWQEVVGLLRSRPDLVALNAHVEQKKVGR